From a region of the Zingiber officinale cultivar Zhangliang chromosome 4B, Zo_v1.1, whole genome shotgun sequence genome:
- the LOC121978293 gene encoding uncharacterized protein LOC121978293, with protein sequence MDARTGVGSANQRPKQSSPNSDDINVRLPEVSISGVPRPVLNYSIQTGEEFALEFMRERAMSKKPTAQNAAKDQTITTIYMDTKNVSSIPQTWSESALDGSVPTTLDNRQLKDFEKKNLAGTEHRGHYASSRSMMQISSGEGSGRTTSLGYTSSVASDISSKRMKFLCSYGGKILPRPSDGKLRYVGGDTRILRISRDTSWEELVLKTMEIYSRPHMIKYQLPGEDLDALISISSDEDLLNMIDEYSLLEGGQGSQKLRMFLFASDDTDNGRFSLGSVEGGSEIQFVAAVNGIDFGSGKSSYGHGLANTSLSDLDQLLNLNVESEISNAYTGMTQSSGFVIAPVASSTTFPSGLQQSSSTDYHSHSHGFDNHRYSYVEGEHYVDNPINPPDIYQNSNNSTSIPLSVLHDYQYARNYTDFGISIQPDQQSFNQGVPQDHYSGIGTFDQETATRDQSSAADSFSYKKVEDEHISSHIHEPSSTMQQHDVSFLSHIHAVSMHIVSEKENLTLPVANIGKQLDATPVSSVNSMNASHNSDLNEDHDHYCHGGLEPSNIADEADAFDVCLLAAQEPITERADNIIEGELVSHSAKSLLFAKPPCQSYEPCYKQGRMVQKPEFQIAPSKSMSDNPAVHEERILQESNMSKHTDKPISIVDIKDAHADGSSIKPLEGTVLPENPWVDTHTKITHSADVGEQAVSLSYGDNTIGCHSLEESSGPPERKDILIDINDRFPPNLLSDIFSKAKEDLSNINPLHKYDVGLTVNMQNHDPQHWSFFRNLAQNEFNHKDYSLMDQDHISYQSQIAQLDNKKVDFGQINAQIEFIEEMQESSSAMIDDTNILHKGEGLQVENPFTKFGETLRTCISENEELRYDGGEVADPDLDVSAYDLDLSNVQIIKNEDLEELRELGSGTYGTVYHGKWRGTDVAIKRIKKSCFTGRSSEQERLTKEFWREAEILSQLHHPNVVAFYGVVKDGPGGTMATVTEFMVNGSLRHVLLRKDKYLDRRKRLIIAMDAAFGMEYLHSKNIVHFDLKCDNLLVNLKDQSRPICKVGDFGLSKIKRNTLVSGGVRGTLPWMAPELLNGSSNKVSEKVDVFSFGIVMWEILTGEEPYANMHYGAIIGGIVNNTLRPPVPATCDPEWRRLMEQCWAPDPVHRPSFTQIAGHLRAMSVQAKPAKC encoded by the exons ATGGATGCCAGAACAGGAGTTGGATCTGCAAACCAGAGACCTAAACAATCGTCACCAAATTCTGATGATATTAATGTTAGATTGCCAGAGGTTAGCATATCAGGTGTTCCAAGGCCTGTTCTGAATTACTCAATTCAAACAGGTGAGGAGTTTGCCCTTGAATTTATGAGAGAACGAGCAATGTCCAAGAAACCGACTGCTCAAAATGCAGCTAAAGATCAGACTATAACTACCATTTACATGGACACTAAAAATGTGTCGAGCATACCACAAACATGGTCTGAAAGTGCCTTGGATGGTTCAGTGCCCACAACCTTAGATAACCGTCAGCTAAAGGATTTTGAGAAGAAAAATTTAGCTGGTACCGAACATAGAGGTCATTATGCATCATCCAGGTCAATGATGCAGATATCATCTGGTGAGGGAAGTGGCCGAACAACTTCACTTGGATATACTTCTTCAGTAGCTTCTGACATCTCATCAAAAAGGATGAAATTTCTATGCAGTTATGGTGGTAAGATCTTACCTAGACCCAGTGATGGAAAACTGAGGTATGTTGGAGGTGATACACGTATTCTACGAATAAGCAGGGATACTTCGTGGGAGGAGCTTGTGCTAAAGACAATGGAAATATACAGTCGACCTCATATGATTAAGTATCAACTACCAGGGGAAGACTTGGATGCTCTTATATCCATTTCATCTGATGAAGATTTGCTAAATATGATTGATGAGTATAGTCTTCTTGAAGGTGGTCAGGGATCACAGAAACTCAGGATGTTTCTATTTGCTTCAGATGATACTGATAATGGACGCTTCAGCTTAGGCTCTGTGGAGGGTGGTTCTGAGATCCAGTTTGTTGCTGCAGTCAATGGCATTGATTTTGGTTCTGGAAAATCGTCATATGGACATGGATTAGCAAACACTTCACTAAGTGATCTAGACCAGTTGCTTAATCTCAATGTTGAGTCTGAAATATCTAATGCTTACACTGGTATGACTCAGTCATCTGGTTTTGTTATTGCCCCTGTAGCATCTTCCACTACATTTCCTTCAGGACTGCAGCAAAGCTCTTCTACTGACTATCATAGTCATTCACATGGTTTTGATAACCATAGATATAGTTATGTTGAAGGTGAGCACTATGTTGACAATCCCATCAATCCTCCTGATATATACCAAAATTCAAATAACAGCACCTCCATTCCTCTATCTGTGCTCCATGATTATCAATATGCAAGAAATTATACTGATTTTGGCATTTCTATTCAACCAGACCAACAATCTTTCAATCAAGGTGTGCCACAAGATCATTACTCTGGTATAGGTACGTTTGATCAAGAGACTGCAACAAGAGATCAGAGTTCAGCAGCTGATAGTTTCTCATATAAAAAAGTGGAGGATGAGCATATCAGCTCCCACATTCATGAACCTAGTTCAACCATGCAGCAGCATGATGTTTCCTTTTTGAGTCATATCCATGCAGTAAGTATGCATATCGTTTCTGAAAAAGAGAATTTAACACTTCCTGTAGCAAACATAGGGAAGCAATTAGATGCTACACCAGTATCATCAGTGAACTCTATGAATGCTAGTCACAATTCTGACCTAAATGAAGATCATGACCACTACTGTCATGGCGGTTTGGAACCTAGTAACATTGCTGATGAAGCTGATGCATTTGAT GTGTGCTTGCTTGCAGCTCAAGAACCCATTACTGAAAGAGCTGATAACATAATTGAGGGAGAGCTGGTCTCACATTCTGCGAAGTCTTTATTATTTGCAAAACCACCATGCCAAA GCTATGAACCATGCTATAAACAAGGGAGGATGGTTCAAAAGCCTGAGTTTCAAATTGCACCTTCAAAGTCTATGTCTGATAACCCTGCTGTTCATGAGGAAAGGATCTTACAGGAATCCAATATGAGCAAACACACAGACAAGCCCATAAGTATTGTTGATATAAAAGATGCGCATGCTGATGGATCTTCCATTAAACCTCTTGAAGGTACTGTTCTTCCTGAGAATCCCTGGGTTGACACACATACTAAGATCACACATAGTGCTGATGTTGGTGAACAGGCTGTATCTCTTTCTTATGGTGACAACACCATTGGATGTCACTCGTTGGAGGAATCTTCTGGACCTCCCGAGAGGAAAGATATTCTTATCGATATTAATGATCGATTCCCTCCAAATCTTCTCTCTGATATCTTTAGTAAGGCCAAAGAGGATTTGTCAAATATAAATCCCCTTCACAAATATGATGTTGGACTGACTGTGAACATGCAAAACCATGACCCTCAGCATTGGTCTTTCTTCAGAAATCTGGCTCAGAATGAATTCAACCATAAAGACTATTCTTTGATGGATCAAGATCATATTAGTTACCAATCCCAAATTGCACAATTGGATAATAAGAAAGTTGATTTTGGTCAGATCAATGCACAAATTGAATTTATTGAGGAAATGCAAGAATCATCTAGTGCAATGATAGACGATACCAACATTTTGCACAAAGGTGAAGGTTTGCAGGTGGAGAATCCTTTTACAAAGTTTGGAGAGACATTAAGGACTTGTATTTCGGAAAATGAG GAATTAAGATATGATGGTGGGGAGGTTGCTGATCCAGATTTAGATGTTTCTGCTTATGATCTGGACCTTAGTAATGTGCAG ATAATTAAAAATGAGGATCTTGAAGAGCTACGTGAACTAGGTTCTGGTACTTATGGCACTGTTTACCATGGAAAATGGAGGGGTACTGACGTTGCTATAAAGCGAATAAAGAAGAGCTGCTTTACTGGTAGATCATCTGAGCAGGAGAGATTG ACCAAGGAGTTCTGGCGAGAAGCTGAGATTCTTTCCCAACTTCATCATCCTAATGTGGTTGCCTTCTATGGTGTTGTAAAAGATGGGCCAGGTGGAACCATGGCAACTGTAACAGAATTCATGGTTAATGGTTCTCTTCGACATGTTTTATTACGAAAGGACAA ATATCTCGATCGTCGTAAAAGACTTATCATAGCAATGGATGCTGCTTTTGGAATGGAATATTTGCATTCTAAAAACATTGTTCATTTTGATTTGAAATGCGATAACTTACTTGTAAATCTTAAAGATCAATCACGTCCAATTTGTAAG GTTGGTGATTTTGGTTTGTCAAAAATTAAGCGAAATACTCTAGTCTCTGGTGGTGTTAGAGGCACACTACCATGGATGGCACCAGAATTATTAAATGGAAGCAGCAATAAGGTGTCTGAGAAG GTAGATGTTTTCTCCTTTGGCATTGTCATGTGGGAAATTCTCACCGGGGAAGAACCTTATGCCAATATGCATTATGGTGCAATCATAG